The following proteins are encoded in a genomic region of Xanthomonas cassavae CFBP 4642:
- a CDS encoding acetyltransferase encodes MSVHKPLVIVGAGEFAQIACEYFQHDSDYTVVAFSVERDFLLRPTLAELPVVAYEELEQRYPPEQYEVFVAIPATQLNRLRTRFFQDMLRRGYRCASYVSSRAFVWRNAQIGANCFLFEGNVIQPFTRIGDNCILWSGNHVGHRTVVQDNVFIASHAVISGYCEIGRGSFIGVNATLSDKVRIAADNIIGAGALVTRHTDAERVYVGSPARAVAGRSSFDVEL; translated from the coding sequence ATGAGCGTGCACAAGCCCCTGGTGATCGTGGGTGCAGGCGAATTTGCGCAGATCGCCTGCGAGTATTTTCAGCACGACAGCGACTACACGGTGGTGGCCTTCAGCGTGGAGCGCGACTTCCTGTTGCGGCCCACGCTGGCCGAGTTGCCGGTGGTGGCCTACGAAGAGCTCGAGCAGCGCTATCCGCCCGAACAGTACGAGGTCTTCGTCGCCATCCCGGCCACGCAGCTCAATCGCCTGCGGACGCGCTTTTTCCAGGACATGCTACGGCGTGGCTATCGCTGCGCCAGCTATGTCAGCTCGCGTGCGTTCGTCTGGCGCAATGCGCAGATCGGCGCCAACTGTTTCCTGTTCGAAGGCAACGTGATCCAGCCATTCACCCGGATCGGCGACAACTGCATCCTGTGGAGCGGCAACCATGTCGGCCACCGCACCGTGGTGCAGGACAATGTCTTCATCGCCTCGCACGCGGTGATTTCCGGCTATTGCGAGATCGGGCGCGGCAGCTTCATCGGTGTCAACGCCACGCTCAGCGACAAGGTGCGCATCGCCGCCGACAACATCATCGGCGCCGGTGCGCTGGTCACCCGGCACACCGATGCAGAGCGTGTCTACGTCGGCTCGCCGGCGCGCGCGGTGGCCGGCAGATCCAGCTTCGACGTGGAGCTGTGA
- a CDS encoding sugar 3,4-ketoisomerase encodes MAFEPIQLHTHGDDRGLLISLEQQRNVPFEIRRVYYLFGTRDDVHRGQHAHRQLNQLAVALHGSVTILLDDGKGDGPTEVRLDDPSQGLLLGRMVWRDLHRFSPDCVLMVLADQFYDPADYILDYDQFLSEVRAGSGLDARRLEA; translated from the coding sequence ATGGCCTTCGAACCCATCCAGTTGCATACCCACGGCGACGATCGCGGGCTGCTCATCTCGTTGGAGCAGCAGCGCAATGTCCCGTTCGAGATACGTCGCGTGTACTACCTGTTCGGCACGCGCGATGACGTGCATCGTGGCCAGCACGCGCACCGGCAGCTCAATCAACTGGCCGTGGCCCTGCATGGCTCGGTGACGATTCTGCTCGACGACGGCAAGGGCGATGGCCCGACCGAGGTGCGCCTGGACGACCCGTCGCAAGGACTGCTGCTGGGCCGCATGGTATGGCGCGACCTGCATCGCTTCAGCCCCGACTGCGTGCTGATGGTGCTGGCCGACCAGTTCTACGATCCCGCCGACTACATTCTCGATTACGACCAGTTCCTCAGCGAAGTGCGCGCTGGCAGCGGTCTGGATGCACGCAGGCTGGAAGCATGA
- a CDS encoding cytochrome b: MRSSPQAPDTAATASAPTLPLPEQTAPAARVVPLPKPMRVLHWLTVLCLVMAATLILLRAELDGRALRQWLLEGHRHFGLMVLLLFVLRVGLRLRLRTLPPGPPASLLMRLAAGGTHLAMYGLMLALPLIGWSLSNAFGKTVYLFGLALPNVVEADADLGDTLGAWHLNAAWALLALVLVHIGAALWHHLVLRDGLLRRVLPGKHA; this comes from the coding sequence ATGCGTTCATCCCCTCAGGCGCCCGATACGGCAGCCACCGCCAGCGCCCCCACGCTGCCACTGCCGGAACAGACCGCGCCGGCCGCGCGCGTCGTTCCGCTGCCCAAACCCATGCGCGTGCTGCATTGGCTGACGGTGCTGTGCCTGGTAATGGCGGCCACCTTGATCCTGTTGCGCGCCGAGCTGGATGGGCGCGCACTGCGCCAATGGCTGCTGGAAGGCCACCGCCATTTCGGCCTGATGGTGCTGCTGTTGTTCGTGCTGCGGGTGGGCCTGCGCCTGCGGCTGCGCACGCTGCCGCCCGGCCCACCTGCATCGCTGCTCATGCGTCTGGCCGCCGGCGGCACCCATCTGGCGATGTACGGCCTGATGCTCGCGCTGCCGCTGATCGGCTGGTCGCTCAGCAACGCCTTCGGCAAGACGGTCTATCTGTTCGGCCTGGCCCTGCCCAACGTGGTGGAAGCCGACGCAGACCTGGGCGACACCCTGGGTGCCTGGCATCTGAATGCCGCCTGGGCGTTGCTGGCCCTGGTGCTGGTGCACATCGGCGCCGCGCTCTGGCACCACCTGGTACTGCGCGATGGCCTGCTGCGCCGCGTATTGCCCGGCAAGCACGCATGA